One region of Oncorhynchus mykiss isolate Arlee chromosome 8, USDA_OmykA_1.1, whole genome shotgun sequence genomic DNA includes:
- the LOC110531086 gene encoding C-C chemokine receptor type 6-like, producing MDGTDYSESTNGITEDYGEMEYVEPCQMTKNNRVERVVRLYIHSVICILGLLGNILVIVTYAFYKKAKSMTDVYLLNVAIADMLFVAALPLIIYNEQSDWAMGMVACKVLRGAYSVNLYSGMLLLACISTDRYIAIVQARRSFRLRSLTLLYSRIICVTVWSLALLLSVPTFVYYDRYVPAHSFYNISDNGFFNYSNAMTPVGLKNPVSSESEVDSVVCNFRFPDNATARQMKVLVPSTQMAVGFFLPLLVMGFCYASVIFTLLRVKNFQRHKAVRVVLAVVVVFIACHLPYNAALLYDTVHMFKPQLCGVMDNTQVAKTVTETVAYLHCCLNPVLYAFIGVRFRNHFKKIVEDVWRVGKRVMNVRRFSRVKSEIYVSTARRTVDGSSTDNASSFTM from the coding sequence ATGGATGGTACAGATTATAGTGAGTCAACAAATGGCATTACAGAGGACTATGGTGAGATGGAATATGTGGAGCCATGTCAAATGACAAAAAACAACCGTGTGGAGAGAGTGGTGCGACTCTACATCCACTCTGTCATCTGCATCCTGGGTTTACTGGGCAACATCCTGGTGATCGTCACCTACGCCTTCTACAAGAAGGCCAAGTCCATGACGGACGTCTACCTTCTGAACGTGGCCATAGCCGACATGCTGTTTGTGGCGGCTCTGCCCCTGATCATCTACAATGAGCAGAGTGACTGGGCCATGGGGATGGTGGCCTGTAAGGTTCTCAGAGGGGCCTACAGCGTCAACCTGTACAGTGGTATGCTGCTTTTAGCCTGTATTAGCACCGACCGGTACATCGCTATTGTCCAGGCCCGCCGCTCCTTCCGGCTCcgctccctcactctcctctacAGCCGCATCATCTGTGTTACAGTCTGGAGCCTggccctgctcctctctgtccccacctTTGTCTACTACGATCGTTATGTGCCTGCACACAGCTTCTACAATATAAGTGACAATGGATTTTTTAATTACAGCAATGCTATGACACCCGTTGGTCTGAAGAACCCTGTATCCTCAGAGTCAGAGGTGGACTCTGTGGTTTGCAACTTCAGGTTCCCGGACAACGCCACGGCCCGCCAGATGAAGGTCCTGGTCCCCAGCACCCAGATGGCGGTGGGCTTCTTCTTGCCTCTGTTGGTCATGGGCTTCTGCTACGCCAGCGTCATCTTCACCTTGCTGCGCGTCAAGAACTTCCAGAGACATAAGGCGGTGCGCGTGGTGCTGGCCGTTGTGGTGGTGTTCATTGCCTGTCATCTACCCTATAACGCCGCCCTGCTCTACGACACGGTCCATATGTTCAAGCCCCAGTTGTGCGGGGTGATGGACAACACCCAAGTGGCCAAGACGGTGACGGAGACGGTGGCCTACCTGCACTGCTGCCTTAACCCAGTGCTGTATGCCTTCATCGGGGTGAGGTTCAGGAACCACTTCAAGAAGATTGTGGAGGATGTGTGGCGCGTGGGGAAGAGGGTCATGAACGTCCGACGCTTCTCCAGGGTCAAGTCCGAGATCTACGTCTCCACCGCCCGCAGGACTGTGGACGGGTCCTCTACCGACAACGCATCCTCTTTCACCATGTGA